From a region of the Dunckerocampus dactyliophorus isolate RoL2022-P2 chromosome 20, RoL_Ddac_1.1, whole genome shotgun sequence genome:
- the sall3b gene encoding sal-like protein 3b codes for MSRRKQAKPQHLGAGQEERRGGLLLLGDNGSVEGGEREDTSGTGSSPRSEDTHVCDKCCAEFFTWAELSEHQKSCAEDRSVLIVRDGEGKHCAGESPSPVPSVVSSDSSVVDAGFEVGETPVTDDSLDNLEEGLDEAMEVEHHPRDKYAITSSPPPPESTASPLVSATYSIPNTNVTLEILHSTSVAVAQFSQAVGSNGTAGRSASAAIPVILEHLLALQQQQVHQLQLIEQICSQVATMNKQPSQGALNPVSRPLSNAANTFPSTNPLLPLSGSTPSNVNDQAAVLVPEKSQSLPSETVCKQSSFRDAVCSSVSSENSTPSLSTCSSISALIPPYTGSQVSSISSSQTLSCPSHLPLGQSNLLGSPASLPFLPQSPPSSVIFPNPLASIAATANALDPLAALMKHRKGKPPNVSLFESKPAPEEPFFKHKCRFCAKVFGSDSALQIHLRSHTGERPFKCNICGNRFSTKGNLKVHFQRHKEKYPQVQMNPYPVPEYLDNVPTTSGIPYGMSVPPEKPVSSWLDNKPVVATLPASMGLALSSTRTSMGGGSSEPSSVAPSVQPLYQPASAECVSPSRRGSDAHMSPLLETPLSNHELEGSNNLTSEVVHLPQSCTQIPRSTPATSSTVPSIATTPEPVASASPVSSSPSPLPVNQEDVSLSPCNPLDSMQTSETSKLQQLVENIDKKITDPNQCGLCHRILSCQSALKMHYRIHTGERPYKCKVCSRAFTTKGNLKTHVGVHRENPPIQVQHSCPICQKKFTNAVVLQQHIRMHMVGQNLESGPLEMDGGMNERSFDSPSSNDQELADDVSMEGDDAEEGHAVENVAVLNSPKSSPTAENQMMNLSTSFGSKSLTNGYDDYGQLQIKCSLTEKGLENLGANSPPATPPLSPVQRLAASHRTDSRELFVASVKKEQLESPASLSLELRGMQASKLCVKEETCPPVQPRQIGLPSLTSASSRSIKMEVNGHTEGQHSSFGVYLSAPYPAVTSSGITSLLGPAPPRRTPKQHNCNVCGKNFSSASALQIHERTHTGEKPFVCSVCGRAFTTKGNLKVHMGTHMWNNTPARRGRRLSVDNPIALLGGDAMKFGEIFQKDLAARAMNVDAGFWSRYASAITNSLAMKNNEISVIQNRGISTLHQMTTGMDRVNAEATPMTSLSKNGMELGNSRHFSMLIDDSKEIGIN; via the exons ATGTCCCGGCGCAAGCAAGCCAAGCCGCAGCATCTCGGGGCCGGCCAGGAGGAGCGTCGTGgcggcctcctcctcctcggagATAACG GCTCAGTGGAAGGCGGGGAGAGAGAGGACACCAGCGGGACTGGAAGTTCCCCCCGCAGTGAGGACACGCACGTTTGCGACAAATGCTGCGCCGAGTTCTTCACTTGGGCCGAGCTGAGCGAGCACCAGAAGTCCTGCGCCGAGGATCGCTCTGTGTTGATTGTGAGGGACGGCGAAGGGAAGCACTGCGCCGGGGAATCTCCCTCTCCCGTCCCCAGCGTGGTGTCCAGTGACTCGTCTGTGGTGGATGCCGGCTTTGAGGTGGGGGAGACGCCTGTGACCGACGACAGCCTGGACAACTTGGAGGAAGGGCTGGATGAAGCCATGGAGGTTGAACATCACCCACGGGACAAATACGCAATCACCTCCAGCCCTCCGCCGCCTGAATCCACCGCGTCCCCGCTGGTTTCAGCCACCTACAGCATACCCAACACCAACGTGACCCTGGAGATTCTTCACAGCACCAGTGTGGCCGTCGCCCAATTCTCCCAGGCGGTCGGCAGTAACGGCACTGCAGGGAGGTCCGCTTCAGCTGCCATCCCCGTCATTCTGGAGCACCTGCTGGCACTGCAGCAACAGCAAGTTCACCAGTTGCAGCTCATCGAGCAGATCTGCAGCCAGGTAGCCACCATGAACAAGCAGCCGAGCCAGGGCGCGTTAAACCCGGTCTCCAGACCCCTGTCCAACGCAGCTAACACCTTCCCTTCGACTAACCCCCTGTTGCCGCTGTCAGGAAGTACGCCCTCCAATGTCAACGACCAGGCTGCTGTTTTGGTGCCTGAAAAGTCACAAAGTCTCCCCTCAGAAACTGTATGCAAGCAGTCATCCTTTAGAGATGCTGTATGTTCCTCCGTTTCCTCTGAAAATTCAACTCCATCCCTCTCCACTTGCAGCAGCATCTCTGCACTGATCCCTCCTTACACCGGCTCACAAGTAAGCAGCATTAGCAGCTCTCAGACCCTCAGCTGCCCCAGTCATCTCCCCCTGGGGCAGAGCAATCTCCTCGGCTCCCCCGCCAGCCTCCCCTTCTTGCCTCAGAGCCCCCCCAGCAGCGTCATCTTCCCCAATCCCTTGGCCAGCATCGCGGCTACGGCCAATGCGCTCGATCCCCTCGCAGCCCTAATGAAGCACAGGAAGGGGAAACCACCAAACGTGTCCTTGTTTGAAAGCAAGCCTGCCCCTGAGGAGCCTTTCTTCAAACATAAATGTCGCTTCTGTGCCAAAGTGTTTGGCAGCGACAGCGCCCTGCAGATCCACCTGCGCTCCCACACTGGAGAGCGGCCCTTTAAATGCAACATCTGCGGCAACCGCTTCTCCACTAAGGGAAACTTGAAGGTGCACTTTCAGAGGCATAAAGAGAAGTATCCTCAAGTTCAGATGAACCCTTACCCGGTGCCGGAATATCTGGACAATGTGCCAACCACCTCGGGGATTCCCTATGGAATGTCCGTACCCCCAGAAAAACCTGTCTCCTCGTGGTTGGATAACAAACCTGTCGTAGCAACTCTGCCAGCCTCTATGGGTCTTGCACTCTCCTCCACTAGAACCAGCATGGGGGGTGGCTCCAGTGAGCCTTCAAGTGTAGCGCCATCTGTTCAGCCCCTGTACCAGCCAGCTTCTGCTGAGTGTGTGTCACCAAGCCGGAGAGGCAGTGACGCTCACATGTCTCCACTTTTAGAGACTCCACTGTCCAACCATGAGCTAGAAGGGTCTAATAATCTCACATCAGAGGTGGTACACCTGCCCCAAAGCTGCACCCAGATACCGAGAAGCACTCCAGCAACCAGCAGCACGGTACCATCTATAGCCACCACACCTGAACCCGTAGCATCGGCATCTCCCGTCTCTAGCTCCCCCTCACCCCTCCCAGTAAACCAAGAAGATGTCTCACTCTCACCCTGTAACCCCCTGGACTCTATGCAAACCTCAGAAACTTCAAAGCTCCAGCAGCTTGTGGAGAACATTGACAAAAAGATCACAGACCCCAACCAGTGCGGCCTCTGCCACCGCATCCTCAGCTGCCAGAGCGCGCTGAAGATGCATTACCGCATTCACACGGGTGAGAGACCTTATAAGTGCAAGGTGTGCAGCAGGGCCTTCACCACCAAGGGCAACTTGAAGACCCACGTCGGCGTTCacagggagaacccgcccatccAGGTACAGCACTCGTGTCCCATCTGCCAGAAGAAGTTCACCAACGCTGTGGTCCTTCAGCAGCACATTCGCATGCACATGGTTGGGCAAAACCTGGAGTCGGGCCCGCTGGAGATGGATGGAGGTATGAATGAGAGGAGCTTTGACAGTCCCAGCAGCAATGACCAAGAGCTCGCTGATGACGTTTCCATGGAGGGTGACGACGCAGAGGAAGGACATGCGGTAGAAAATGTGGCGGTTCTCAATTCCCCTAAATCCTCACCTACCGCTGAGAACCAAATGATGAACCTGAGCACCTCCTTTGGGAGTAAATCCCTCACAAATGGTTATGACGACTACGGTCAGCTGCAAATTAAATGCTCTTTGACGGAGAAAGGGCTGGAGAACCTGGGTGCAAACAGCCCCCCTGCAACACCGCCTCTATCACCGGTGCAGAGACTGGCTGCAAGCCACAGGACAGACTCTCGCGAACTTTTTGTTGCCTCTGTAAAGAAAGAACAACTGGAGTCTCCTGCTTCTTTATCCTTGGAACTGAGGGGAATGCAAGCCAGCAAACTGTGTGTGAAAGAAGAGACCTGTCCGCCCGTCCAACCGAGACAAATAG GCCTTCCCAGCCTGACCAGCGCATCATCCAGATCGATAAAGATGGAGGTGAACGGTCACACCGAGGGCCAGCACTCGTCCTTTGGTGTGTACCTTTCAGCGCCCTACCCAGCGGTCACCAGCTCGGGAATAACCTCCCTGCTCGGCCCGGCGCCCCCTCGCCGCACACCCAAGCAGCACAACTGCAACGTGTGCGGGAAGAACTTCTCCTCGGCCAGCGCTCTCCAGATCCACGAGCGCACACACACCGGCGAGAAACCGTTCGTCTGCTCGGTCTGCGGCCGAGCTTTCACCACCAAAGGAAATCTGAAG GTTCATATGGGAACGCACATGTGGAACAACACGCCGGCCAGGAGAGGCAGGCGACTATCCGTGGACAACCCCATCGCCCTACTGGGTGGCGATGCCATGAAGTTCGGAGAAATATTCCAGAAGGACCTTGCCGCCCGCGCGATGAACGTTGACGCTGGGTTTTGGAGCCGCTACGCCAGCGCTATCACCAACAGCCTGGCTATGAAGAACAACGAGATCTCGGTGATTCAGAATCGAGGCATCTCGACACTTCACCAGATGACTACGGGCATGGACAGAGTGAACGCTGAAGCGACTCCAATGACAAGTCTGTCCAAGAATGGCATGGAGCTGGGAAACAGCAGGCACTTTTCTATGCTGATTGATGACAGTAAAGAAATTGGAATCAATTGA